A window of Nicotiana tabacum cultivar K326 chromosome 24, ASM71507v2, whole genome shotgun sequence contains these coding sequences:
- the LOC107784904 gene encoding uncharacterized protein LOC107784904: MDSSIWSPPENQDESCYPANCWQYNLYFDPWLDVIEQDALNEISCLQVLKILITKAYSEIAELEDEILMLQSQLVCACADKGSYDMCFAVLHKKIDNLESLLRALKNENEQPAETTLENRHASEQEAKEYSSKRTHKGVKAVQIHDKKTSKQFVKINMASIKSISGIKGQEVVCTEN, translated from the exons ATGGATTCATCTATTTGGAGTCCACCTGAAAATCAAG ATGAGAGCTGTTATCCAGCAAACTGTTGGCAGTATAACTTGTATTTCGATCCATGGCTTG ACGTGATCGAGCAAGATGCTTTAAATGAGATATCTTGTCTGCAAGTATTAAAGATACTAATTACGAAAGCTTATTCAGAAATTGCTGAACTTGAAGATGAAATACTGATGCTCCAGAGCCAACTGGTTTGTGCTTGTGCTGATAAGGGATCGTATGATATGTGCTTTGCTGTATTACATAAAAAGATTGATAACCTGGAAAGTTTGCTAAGGGCCTTAAAGAATGAGAATGAACAG CCTGCAGAAACAACTCTGGAGAACAGACATGCTTCAGAACAAGAAGCCAAAGAGTATAGCAGCAAACGAACACACAAAGGAGTCAAGGCTGTTCAGATTCATGATAAGAAAACATCAAAGCAGTTTGTAAAGATAAACATGGCCAGCATTAAGTCTATATCTGGAATAAAGGGGCAAGAAGTTGTGTGTACTGAAAACTGA